tgtgtgtgtgtgtgtgtgtgtgtgtgtgtgtgtgtgtgtgtgtgtgtgtgtgtgtgtgtgtgtctcacccTTTGTAAACAGTTTCACTAAACCACCTCAAGGGAAATCACTAaattaaaaactaaagaaatgtaATCCTCTAATAAAGACCTTACCGATACCCTGTCTGGGAAAACAATGTGTTTGTCTTTACTTAATTATTGCAACATAAGAATGAAACATAAGAATTATATCTGATATTAGAAAACTGTTATGAATCCTTTTAGGTCTTTATTAgtcttttttaacatttaaccaGTCCAACATTAATCTGACACAAAAGGCATATCTGGCAGTGACATCAGTAAAGGTGATATTGTTTATATATTAGCTGGCATCAGTGTTCATCCAACATATAGGTGCATCTGTAACTGCAGGCTTAAAGagtattttgcacatttcttttCTCTACTTTACTTTTTGCTGCATATTTATAGAATAGCTTGGCCTCATTGTGGTTCTCTGGAGTGTTTTCATTTACTAAATGCTTCACTTTGCAGGTTAAAAGAGGCTCAGCAGTCAGTGAAGAGGATTACCGGAGAGAAGAAGGTGGAGACGAGAAAGACCAACCCCAGCAGCCTGGTAAGACTGGAATCAGTTGATTTACTGAGGAAGCAAAAAGATTTGCCTTAGATGACATTTGTGGAATTAGGCCttaaatgtgaaaaacagataAACTCATACCAACTCAGGAATTCTCTTGCAAAGTTACTTTTTTAGCATTGCTGCTTTTATCGACTTAATGGAAAATCTTttggaaatgtctttttttctcatttaagtCCAGTCTAAATTTGCTCCCAACAGAAAGAGCGACTGCGTCAGAAAGAAGCCAGCATATCTTCAActtaaagaaaccaaaaaaaaatttcatATCCAAATCATTCTAACCACCGGATAATGTCCTCACAAAGCTGGATCCAACAGGATGTGAGCAAGGGTACCAAACATACATGGTCCTTGAAAAATGTAGTTTATTTGGACACTTGTATTTGTTAAGTGGAAGATTTATATTATAACCATATTATAACTTGTCATCTAACATATATTtaagttttaaatattaaaaaaaatcttctgtgCAACATTTAGACATAAGTAATAGCTTCAACTGTGTATAGACAGATACATTTTTGCATCaaatctaaaatgtaaaatcaaatcTTTTACAATATTTTTCCACAAATAAAATCATTGCTCATAGAAAACTGTGATGCAATAGCTTGaatgcagttttatttacaaGTGCCATTACAATGAATGATACACAAATTATGCACAGCCATGAAATCAAGTGGCTTTTAGCAGTGCATGTATAAAAGTGTATGTCTCTAAAACCTTCAGCTCCATGTCCCACACAGTGGAAACAATGCAACCTCTGAAGTCATCTTATATTTTTGCACATCCATTAgcttgttgggttttttgtttggaCAAATTTTGTCACTGGACTGCCGCAAACCAGCCTGCACCTCAACAGTTCGCATTGGCCTAAAACTTCCTGTCTGCAAATGCATGTGCCAACACATCCAAGTCTGTTTACACTCACAAAACTGCAAGCAGCGACTGATAATTGGCAGATGTTTGGTCATTGTGTGGTAAAGTTGTATTTGCAGGTCAAATTATCACCTTATACAGAACGTGACACTTGAATCTCGCACTTAGCAGTGTGTACTGTCTTTTAGCAGATTTAGTGGTCAACTGTCTCTCCCCCCAAAAAGGCTCAAGCATGTTCCTCACTTTTCTATTCCAACTTATGCGCCTTTTAAGCAAAATAGACTCTTCCCTTCTATATTTTTCACAGAAGACAATATTACTGGCcagcatgttttagtttgtGGCTAATCCATATCGATAGTAGTGCAGCGGCACAGCTTTACGCGCTGGACTCGTTTCCTCTTAGTGCTGGGCGTCTGTCCCGGACAGAGGAGGGTGTATGTGACGGTGCTGAAGGCTTTGGGTTTGCAGGCCGAACAGGAGCGAAAGGCGTTTCCGTCCTGGTACTTGTTCCGCGGGATGTAAAAGGAGTTGCACTGTCCGTAGCAAAACCTGTTAATGATGGTGCGGCGAAGGCAGCCCTCCTCCTCTATGGTCTGCTTGAGCGGCTGCGTCTTACACCAGTCCAGCCGCAGGTATCTACGCTCTGTGACGTGCAGCGCTTCCTGGCTGGACTCCGGCACTTCGTATGTTGAGGTTACTGGCCCCGTTGCGCGAGAAATTAATCCAATAAGAGGGGGCTGTACACACGTCGCCGATTCATTCGGGCTGTGTTTGTTTGGCTGTGGAAACGCGCTTTGAAAGCTCTGAGCTTTCGTATTCTTCAGCGGGGTGAGTAGCAGTGCCAAAACGACTGCAAAGCTCTGCACTGAATGTGCCTGCATCGTTGAACCTGAAAGGAAAACGGAATAAAAGTTAAGTCCTCGATGGAAAGGAATTTACGCACAACTTTTACGCACACATAAAGCACCACAGAAGCAAGCAGTGGATATTTTTTATACACAagttatatatattatacacaTTTCAGAACCAATATCT
The genomic region above belongs to Pelmatolapia mariae isolate MD_Pm_ZW linkage group LG15, Pm_UMD_F_2, whole genome shotgun sequence and contains:
- the grem1a gene encoding gremlin-1a, whose translation is MQAHSVQSFAVVLALLLTPLKNTKAQSFQSAFPQPNKHSPNESATCVQPPLIGLISRATGPVTSTYEVPESSQEALHVTERRYLRLDWCKTQPLKQTIEEEGCLRRTIINRFCYGQCNSFYIPRNKYQDGNAFRSCSACKPKAFSTVTYTLLCPGQTPSTKRKRVQRVKLCRCTTIDMD